The segment CCTGTCGCAGCCGCCGGCGGCTGTCCAGGAAGCGAGGCTGCCCCTCCCGGCATCCCGGATGCCCGGCCGGGTGTGGCCGGCATCCCGGCTGCGGGACCTGCAAATTCTGGCCCTGCGGTTCCGGCCGGTTCTTCCGCCGTCACGGCCGTCCCTCCCCGGGGCCGGTCCCTTCCAGGATCACCTGGGCCACCGCCCACTGGCCGTCGTGGGAGAGGCTGAGGTGGATGCGCCGGACGCCGGCCGCCCGGGCCAGGGCGGACGCCCGGCCCGCGACCTCCAGCCACGGGCGGCCCCCCTCGTCCTGGCGGACCCGGATGTCCCGCCAGCGCAACCCCCGCAGGCCCGTGCCCAAGGCCTTGGCGAAGGCCTCCTTGGCCGCCCAGCGGGCCGCCAGGCGCCGGGCCCTGTGGGGCCCGGTGCCGGCGGCGGCCAGCTCGTCCGGAGAGAAGACCCGCTCCGCCCAGCGCCACCCCCGGCGGCGCAGGATGGCTTCGATGCGCTCCACCTGCACGATGTCGATCCCGGTCCCCACGATCACGCCCTTCGCTCCCCTCTCTCCTCTTTCTAGCGCAGCGGGCGGCCCGGTAAAAGGTACCGGGAACGGGAGACCGGGCGGTCCGGGGTGAAACGGCCCTGCCAGGGAGCGCGCTGCCCCTCCGGCGAGCGGGTGGGGCTGCAGTGCGGGTTCCCGGCCGTGGACGCCTCGAGCGGTCCCGCCCGGCCGGTGCACCCGCCATAGGCGGAGCGCCCTTCCCGTCAACTGCGGGAAGGGCGCTCGGCAGCATGGTGACGGTTGGCCCGGCTCACCCGCCGGGCTGGTTTTTGCGGTGACGTCGCCAGGCCTACTCTGCCGGACCTCCCCTGGCTGCCGGCTGAGCATCCTGCTCCTGCGGCGGCTTCCGATGGTCTGGCCGCAAGCTCCCGCCTAAGGCATGGCGGGATCGTCGTCGTACCCCTTGGCCGGGTCCAACGGCTTTTCGATCTGGAGCTCGGTCTTGATGTTGAGGCTACGGTGCTGGTCGCTCTTGAGATACTCGGCGATGATCTTGGCCTCCTGGTCGTTGATGGGAGCCCCGTTGCCCCGCATCTTCTCCACGATGGCGTCCCACTGGTCACCCCGGGCGTTGTTGCGGATGATGCGGCCCACGTCGTGGCAGATCGTGCACTTCTGGAAGAATAACGCCTCGGCCTCCGAGCGGGGCTCCGGCATCACCAGCCTGGCGGCCTTGGCGATGACCTCCTTGGCCTGGTCCTTGTTCTCCTGCCACCGGGCGATGACGTCCGGCGGGACGTTGGACTTCAGCGCCAGGCCGTTCGGGTTGAGGCCCACCGTCACGGTGTTGACGCGCTCCATCTTCTCCACATCGATGATGGAGATCGAGTTGGCGCCCCAGTTGGTGACGTAGGCGGTCTTCCCGTCCGGCGAGAAGTAGATCCAGTGCGGGTTCTGGACGACCGGGATCTCCTTGATGACCTCGAAGGTCTCGAAGTCCAGCACGCTGATGTGCTGGGCGCCGTTGTGGTTCACCCACACGTTGCCGTCGGGACCGTAGTAGGCGATGTTGGCCCCGCCCCCCGTCTTCACGGTCTTGATCAGCTGGCCCTTGTCCGCATCGATGAAGGAGAAGGAGCCGTCGGAACGGTTGCCGGTGGAGATGACGTGGGTCTTGCCCAGGAACTCCACGTTCACCGGCTTGGGCACGTTCCCGACCCGGTGGACGATCTGGTCCGTCGCCGTGTCGATGATGATCACTTCATCATCCAGGGTATTGGCGACGGCCACGTACTTGCCGTCGGCCGACATCCCCAGGCCGCTGCCGGAACCGCTGCCGTAGTCCGTGTTCGTCCGGTTGATGTGGTCGACCTTCCAGTTCTCCAGGTCGATGACCGCCACCCGCGTGTCGGCCTGCAGGCTCACGTACGCTTTCTTGCTGTCGGGCGTGACCACCACGTCCCGCGGCTTCTTCCCGACCTCCACCACGCGCAACAGCCGAGGGTCCTTGGCATCCAGAACGGCCACGGCGCCCGAGCCGTTCAGCGTGACCAGCACGTACCGGCCATCCGGCGTCATGCCCATGTGCAGCGGCCCCGCCGGCTTGCCGTCGGCCGACTTGGGCAGGTCGATGCGGCGTACCTTGTTGCCGTTCTCCGTGTCGATGGCCGCCACCCAGTCGCCGTAGCGGATGGTCACCAGCACCCAGCGCTGGTCCTTGGTAATGTAGGGGTGGTGCGGTACCCCGCCCTCGGTGCGGATGAACTGCACCGGCTCGCCCGTGGCCAGGTCGACCACGGTGACACCCTGGCTCACCTCGTCGGCGACGTAGAGCCAGCCGTTACCGTCCCACTTGGGATCGAGTTCCGGCCCGGCAGCGTTCTGGGACTCGTACCAGCGCACCTCGTAGTTGGGATCGATGGTCGCAGCCGGGGTCATCACCCCGCCGCACGCGGCGAGAAAGAGCGATGCGGCCACCAGCCCGGCCAGGCCAAGGCGGGTGGCCCCATGCGAGCCGGGACGTACGCGAACACGGCATGGCTCCACGGACGCGTGACGGTGCCCTCCCATGATCGACGGACCCCCTTCAAGGCACGACACTGCCGCGGAGAACCAGCGCCTTGGACGCACAGGCCTGAGATGTTCAGGGCATCGCTGGCCCGCAGGCAGCCGGTCACCGCGGCATCGAAGCTCCGTATCACTTGCACTTCCGTATCACTTGCACTTCCATATCACTTGCACCGTATTCGGTGTTGGCTTCGGTGTTGGCGACCGAAATCCTCTTGCGATGAGGCCTGCCCGGCCGGCACAATCTGTTACCCGGAGACGGCCTGGCGCCACATTTGGACCACGGACCCCCAGACCACGACGGCGACCATCCAGCGCAGCGCACCGGCGCGGACCCGTTTCGACAGATACCCCCCCGCCTGGGCCCCGGGGACCGAACCCAGCACCAGCGCCAGCGCCAGCGGCCAGTCGACTTGCCCCGTCGCCACCTTGCCCACCATGCCGAAGGCCGCGGTGAAGAGGACGATGGCCAGGGTCGAGCCCAGGGTGACCCGGGTGGGAATCTTGAGCACGTACATCATCAAGGGCACATAGATGAAGGCGCCCGGCGCCCCGACGAGCCCGCCCACCAACCCCACCGCCAGGGCGATGGCCACCGCCAGCGGCCGATTGAAGCGGACGTGGTCCGCCGTCGCGTCCGGATCTTCTTCCCGGCGGGGCAGGAACATCAGCACGCCCGCGGCCGTGGCAACGCCGGCGAAGAGAAGGAGCAACGCGCGGGGGTTCACCAGATCGGACAGCAGGCCGCCCGCCAGGGCGGCGAGGGCGCTGGCTCCTCCCATGGTCAGGACCAGATCCTTGTGGACGAACCGGTTGCGCCAGTGGACCACCATGCCGGACAGCGCTGCGAAGAACACCTGCACGATGGTGATGGCGGCCACCTGCTTCATGTCCAGGGCCGGGAAGCCGAACAGCGGCGGGACGAACAGGAGCAGCGGAACCATGAGGATCGCACCGCCGAGCCCCAGCAATCCCGAGAAGAACCCGCCGGCCAGGCCGATCAGGAAAAGGAGGGCGCTCATCCGGACCTTCCTCCCCTTGTCCCATGTCCTCAGATTTCCTGAAGCGCCCCGTTACCGCACATGGCCGCGGGGTGCACCGGGCGCCCGGGTCCGGTCCCGGGCGCCCGTTCCCACCGTTCAAAAGGTGACGTTGACGTCCGCCTCAGCGGCGAAGGCCAGGAAGGTGGCCGCTCCGCCGGGCTCGACCCCGTCCACCAGCTGGTCGAGGCCGATGGCCATGACGTCCATGGTCATCTGGCAGCCGATCAGCTTGACTCCCGATTCCCGGGCGATCTCCAGCAGCTCAGGCACCGAAGGCACGTTGTTCTTCTTGAAGCCCTCCAGCGCCGGCTGCAGGTGCTCGGGCACCGGCAACTGCCGGTTCGCTTCCTTATGGATGATCTTCAGGCCATCGAAGGTGAAGAAGACCTGGACCTCCGCCCCCATGGCGGCGGCTGCCGTGGCGATGTTCAGCACCTTGTACGCGTCGTCGATGTTCCCGTGGCTGGCGATGATGGCCACGCGACGGACGGACACCGTGTACCCCTCCCTCCTGAATTCGCCGTTCCGGAAGCCCGTTTTGACCCGTGGCACCCGAATGCCGGCGTGACGTCAGCGGGATGCCGGTGCCGGGGCGGACCCGGCACCGCCCTGCTCGACCGGGCCCGACCAGGCGGACATGCCCGGCACGACGTTGACCACCTTCTCGAAGCCGGCCTGTTGCAGGATGCGGCAGGCATAGGCGCTGCGGCGGCCGCTGCGGCAGACCACGGCGATCTCCGCCGTGCGGTCGAGCCTGGCGGCAAACTCGGACAGCGTCTCGATGGGTACGGAGAGGGCACCGGGGATATGGCCGGCCTCGTACTCCTCCGGTTCCCGCACGTCGAGCACGGTCAGGGCGTCCCCGGCCTCGAGGCGCCGGGCCAGTTCCTGGCTGCTGATCTCGCGGTCGAAGAGCTGTCCCTTCTCCTTGGTTTCCGGGACCAGCTTCTTGACATACAGCCGGAGGAAACCTTCGTCCTCCACCACGCCCAGGAACTTGTGCTCCGTCTGCTCACACCAGCCCCGGAAGTCGGCGGGTGCGCCCTTGTCGGTCGCCAGCACCTCGAGGATCTCCCCGACCTGCAGGGCATCGATCGCCTTGCGCGCCCGCACGATCGGCAACGGGCAGGAAAGGCCGCGGGCATCCACGGTGGCGCTCGGCTTGAACGTAGCGTTCACGGACGACTCCCTCCCTCAGGCTGCTTCTTCCGCCAGCGCGCAGACATTGCGCCCCAGTTCGAGCTCGGACGCCTGCTCCTCGCTCGGCCGCAGCAAACCGGTGTTCACCCGCTTGATGTCCACGTACTGCTGCGGGAACTCCGGCAAGCGGCCCATGATGAAGTCGACGAAAGCCCGCTCGCCTGCTGCCAGGGCCTGCAGGCCCTCGTTCGACTGCTTGAGGTCGCCCAGCGTACCGGCGACGCGGCCGCGGGCGTCCGCTTCCTGCGGCCGGCTGAAGTGCCCGGGAAGAACCAGCGTCGCGTCCGGCAGTTCCATCAGGCGCAGAAGGGACCGGTAGTAAAGGGGCGTCCAGGTCTCGGCCCGGCCACCCAGGTCCGGTCGGGCGATGGACTCCACGAAGATGGTGTCACCGCTGAATAGGTAGCGACCGTCCAGCAGGTAGACCACCTGGCCCAGGGTGTGGCCGGGCACGTGGATTGCACGCAAGGTGGCACGGCCCACACGGAACTCCTGCCCGTCGTACACCGGCTGGTAGCGGAAGGTAGCGGGCAACACGTCCATGGGGTGAATGGCGTCGTAGGGGTGCAGGTGATAGGGCACGCCCAGTTGTTCTGCCAACTCCGCGCCGCTGCTGATGTGGTCGGCGTGGGCGTGGGTGTCCAGGACCCGCGTGATGGTCAGGCCGTGCCGGCGCGCGAACTCCAGGTAGCGCTCGGCGTGGCGCAGGGGGTCGATGATCACCGCCTCCCCCTCCGAGGCCACCAGATAGCTCAGGCAGCCGCGGGCCGGGCGGTTGATCTGATAAACGGCAAGGCCCTCTTCCTCCACCACGGGAACAAACTCGTAATGGTCGCCCCAGGCGATCATGCCGCCGCGCAAGCTGACGGCGTCATAGCCCAGCTCGCGGAGCCCCTGGGCCACATACCCGGAGGTGCCGCCGTGGGCGCACACGACCACGATCCGCCCTTCCCGGGGCAGGTGGTCCACCCAGTGCCGGCGCGCGTAGGCCTTGGCGGATGCGACCAGGTCGTCTTCCTCGGCCTCGGCCAGGATCTCGTAGTACGGCACGTGGATCACCTGCAGGGGCTGGCGGCCTTCGATCCGCCAGCGGCGAAACTCCTCGTCGTTGCGGAGATCGATCAGGAACGGGGTTTCGCCCCGGTCCAGCATCCGCTTGAGCTCAGCGGCATCGATTTCCGAGGGAGTACGCGTCATTGGATCCACCTCTCTCCCTCCCCTCAGCGACCCCGCCCGGGGCCGTATTCCACCGGGCCCTTCCACCGCTGCATGCCGCCCACCAGGTTGCGGACGTTGCGGAAACCCATCCCCTGCAGCCATTGCTGGGCCAGGCCGGAGCGGTTCCCGCTCCGGCAGACGAGGACGATCTCCTGGTCGGACGGCAACTCCCGGTACCGCACGGGTACCTGCCCCAGCGGGAGCAACCGCGCGCCCGGGATGTGCCCGCCGGCGTACTCGTCGGGCTCGCGCACGTCGATGATCAGCGGGGCGTTGCCCGCCTCCAGCCGCCGGCGCAGCTCCTCGGGCGTGACGGTGTCCGGCCACGGAGCGCGCATCGCCATGGTGTTCCCCCCTTTGGTCCCGGCCGGACCAGCGGTCCGGGGCGCCTGCGGGCCACCTGCCGGGCTCGGCCGGATGACGCCTATTCTTATTTGAGATTAAGCAACTACTGAAACTAGCAACCAGTTTACGAGGTGCCTGCCCCGCGCGCAACCCCCATGCGGATTGGTGCCGGCCGTTCCGGCCGGACCGGGCGCCGGGTTGGGCCGGGGGCACGCGGTGCGCCCACCGTGATCCGGATGACGCGCCGGGGCGCAGGAGAAGATCGACTTGACAGCGGGCGCACGGGGGATCATATTGGGAGTAGTTTAGAAGTTACTTAGCAAGGAGCCGGGGAAGCGGTAACCCATGACTGCGGAGCGGACGGACACGGAAAAGCAGTTGCTGGAGCTGCAGGCGCGACTCTGTCATGTGCTGGCCAGCCCCAAGCGCCTGGAGATCCTCTATACCCTGGCCGGCGGTGAGATGACGGCCGGTGAGCTGGCACGGGTCGTCGACACCACCACCGCCAACCTCTCCCAGCACCTGGCCCTCATGCGCCAGTACGGGCTTGTGGAGTCGCGGAAGGAAGGGCTCAACGTGTATTACCGGCTCGCCTCGCGCGAGATCCTGGAAGCGTGCCAGGCCGTGCGCCACGTGCTCCTCGAGCACTTGCGGCGCAGTGCGATGCTGGCCGCTCAGGGCGGCGCCGGTCCGCAACCCGGGCAGCCGTGACGAGGCGAGCCCGTACGCCATGCTTTGCGGGGCTGCCCCCAAGCGCGCCGGCGCCCCGTACCGGGCAGGTCACGCCGCACAACCCCCACCGGGCCTGCCGGCCCGTTGACGCATCAGCCCAACGGGTCAGGGCCCAGCGCAGGTAGGAACCGCAGGGAGGGATCGGCGATGGCGGAGCTGGACTATACGGTGGCCACGGACAAGCCGGTGGACGAGGCCATCCAAGCGCTGCAGTCCGCGCTGGCGGAACGGAAGTTCAGCGCCCTCTGGCACCTGCACGTCAACGAGAAGCTCCAAGAGAAGGGCTTCCACCTCGAACCCGAGTTCCACATCTTCGAGGTCTGCAATCCCGCCAAGGCCAAGCAGGCCCTGGAGACCGATCAGAAGGTCGGTTACCTGCTGCCTTGCAAGATCGTGGTGTACGCCGACCGCAACGACGGCAACCGCACGAAGATCGGCCTGCTGCGCCCGCAGACGCTGATCGGCCTGCTGGGCGACGAGCGGTTTCGTGACCTGGCGACCGAGGTGGAACAGGAGCTGCGCGCGGCGGTGGATGCGGCGGCCCGCTGAGGCCGCCGCATCCTGTTCCGGGGCGGCCACGCCGCGCCGGTGGGGACCGGTGCGGGGCGAGCGGCCCGGCGTAGCCGCCGCCGCCCCGCGCCCACAGGAGATGGTGGACCATGTCCCGGAGAAAGCGCCTGGTGGTGGTCGGGGGCGTCGCGGCCGGCATGAGCGCCGCCTCCCGGGCGCGTCGCCTCGATCCTGACCTGGAGATCGAGGTGTTCGAGCGCAGCGGCTTCGTCTCGTACGGGTCTTGCGGCCTGCCCTACTTCGTCGGCGGCCTGGTTCGCGAACCCGGCGAGCTGGTGGTCTACACGCCGGAGTTCTTCCGCCAGAAACGCGACATCGCCGTTCACGTCCAGCACGAGGTCACGGCCATTCATCCGGACGAACACTACCTGGAGGTACGCGACCTGGTGACCGGGCGCCAGCGGCAGGTGGAGTTCGACACCTTGATCCTCGCCACGGGCGCCCGCCCCGTCGAGCCGCCCATTCCCGGCCTCGACCTGAAGGGTGTCCATTTCCTGCGGCTGGTCGAGGACGGCATCGCCATCCGCGAGCACGCCCGGGCCCTGGTGGCCCAGGGGCGACGCAAGGCGGTCGTCATCGGCGGTGGCTACGTAGGGCTCGAAATGGCCGAGGCCCTGGTCGCCGTCGGCATGGAGGTGGCCATCGTCGAGCGTCTCCCCCAGGTCATGCCCAACCTGGACCGGGAGATGGCCGAGCTGGTCCATGATGAATTGCGCCGTCACGGTGTGGCGCTGTATCTGGGCGAGGGGGCGCGGGCCGTGCTGGGCGACGGTGGCCGCGTGCGGGCGCTGGACACCGACGCCCGCACCCTGCCGGCCGATCTGGTCCTGGTGGCCGTGGGCGTGCGGCCCAATTCCGAGCTGGCCGAGGCGGCCGGCATCGAGCTGGGCGCCGGGCGGGCGATCAAGGTGGACGAGTTCATGCGCACGTCGCACCCGGCGGTCTATGCCGCCGGCGACTGCGCCGACACCGTCCACCGGGTCAGCGGCCGGCGCGCCTACATTCCCCTCGGCACCACGGCCAACAAGCAGGGGCGCGTGGCCGGGGAGAACGCCGCCGGCGGCCACGCCCGCTTCCCCGGCGTACTGGGTACGGCCATCGTCAAGGTCTTCGACCTGGGTGTCGCCCGGACGGGCCTGACCACCCGCGAGGCCGCACTGGCGGGCCTGGAGGCCGCAGCCACGACGATCCGTCACGGCTCCCGCGCCCACTACTACCCCGGTGCCGGCAAGCTGCACGTACGGCTGGTCCACGGGCCTGACGGCCGCCTGCTGGGCGCCCAGATGGCGGGACCGGTCGACGCCGTCTTGCGCATCGACGCGCTGGTGGCAGCCCTCCATGCAGGCATGACGGTGGACCAGCTCTACGAACTGGACCTGGCCTACGCACCCCCCTTCGCGCCCGTGTGGGATCCGGTGCTGGTGGCCGCTCGCCAGGCCATGAACGCCATCCGGGGCGTGGCGGACTAGATGCGTCTCCGGCGGCGCATGCAGCCGGTCGCCCCCGCAGGCGGGAACACTGTTCCCGAGAGCGCTGGTTTCACTGGTTTTGGAGGTTTTGAAGGTTTCCGGTCGGGCGGTGCCCGTTCGGCGCCAACCGGCAGCCGGCGCGCCGCCCGGCCGGGGCTCCCGGGATCCGCAAAGAGAGGGATCCCCGAGAGGAGGTGACGGAAGGGATGAAGATATCCGAGCAGGACCGGCGGGAGATCCAGCGGCGCTTTGAGGCGATGGAATCACCGGTGGTCCTCAAGCTGTTCGTCCGCGCGGACAAAGACGAGTGCCCCTACTGCGAGGACACCCGCCAGCTGCTGGAAGCGGTGGCGGAGCTCGACGACCGCATCACCCTCGAGGTCCACGATGTCGAACGGGAACCCGAGCTGGCCGAGCGCCACGGCGTCGACATGGTCCCGGCCATCCTGTTCGCCCGGGCGGACGGCAGCGACACCGGGATGCGGTTTTACGGCATTCCGGCCGGTTACGAGTTCGGGACGCTGATCGACGACATCGTCGACGTCTCCCGCGGTGTCGCGGGGCTGTCCCCGGAAACCGAGGCATACCTGCGGTCGCTGGACACCGACGTCCACCTGCAGGTATTCGTCACGCCGACGTGACCGTACTGTCCCCGGGCGGTCCGCCTGGCTCACAAGATGGCCCTCGCCAGCGACCGGGTGCGGGCCGACGCCATCGAGGCCATGGAGTTCCCCGATCTGGCCAACCGGTTCGCGGTCTTCGGTGTTCCCAAGACCGTGGTGAACGGGTCGGCTGCCGTTGAGGGCGCGGCACCGGAACCGCACCTGCTGGCGTTGATCAAGGAGGCCCTTTCCTGACAGGGTTCCCTCGCCCACGACAACCCGCCGGTCTCCAGGGGAGGCCGGCGGGTTGCTGTGGCACCCCGCCGGCAGGGCGGCGGGCAAGGACGGCCGGCAGGGGCAAGGATGCCCACCCCGGTCAAGCCGGCTCGACCAGGATGGCGTACTGCTCATGCTCCGGATGGTGCTTGCGGCCCAGGATCGTGAAGCCCTCACCGGCCAACCATCCGGCCAGGTCCGCTTCAGCAATGCGCTCCTCCCGGGGCGGGCCCACCTCGCCGGCCCCCTCCGGATCGAACTCCGCCACCACCATGCGGGCGCCCGGCAACAGCCAGCGGTGAAGGCGACCGAGGACCGCCCGGGGATCCGGAATATGGTGGAGCACATGGGCCAGGACCACCTTGCGGGCATGCTGGGGCGGGATGACCCCGGCCAGATCGTCGTGGGCGATGTCCGCCTGGACGGCGTGCACGTTGTCCAGGCCCTCCCCCTCCACCTGCCGGCGCAGAAAGCGCAGGGCCTCGGGCCAGTGGTCCACCGCGTACACGCGGCCATGGGGCCGCACCCGGTGGGCGGCCAGCAGGCTGGTGAGCCCCGGACCTGCACCCAGGTCCACCAGGTGATCCCCGGGCCGGAGATCCAGCCACTCCAGCCATTCCTCCACCAGGGCTTGACGCCGTTGCTGGTGCTCGAAGATCTCCGCCCAGGAGACCTGGGCCTCCCACGGTCCGTGGTGCCCGGCGCCGTGGCCCCTGCGCCCGTGGCGCCCAGCCTCCGGCGCGGGGTGGCTGGCCGCGCCGTCATGGTTCGGCGCAAACGGCGGGTATGCCATGCCCCCACCTCCCCCTTCCTTCGGACCCCGAACGGCGGCCCGGCCTCCCCGGTCAGCAGGACGACGGCCGGGACTGGTCGTTCCCGGTGCTACTGTACCGGTAGTTTGCCACCGGGAGGAACCCCGCGCCCCCGCGTCGCAATCCTAAGACCGGAAAGGAGCGTTGACGGTGACCGACCCCCGCGTGCGGAAGCTGGCCCAGGTGCTGGTGCGCTACTCCCTGGGCCTTGAGGCCGGCGACCACTTCCTCATCCAGACCTCCGACCTGGCCACGCCCCTGGTCCAGGCCATCTACCGGGAAGCCCTCCGGGTGGGTGCCTTTCCCCAGGTCCTGGCCCAGCTGGAGGGGCTGGGTGAGATCTACCTGAAGGAAGCGTCGGAAGAGCAGTTGCGGGTGCTGACCCCCCTGGAGCGAATCGCCTTTGAGGAATACCGGCACGCCCTGGTGATCCACGCGCCCCACAACGTCAAGGCCCTCAGCGGCGTCGACCCTCGCCGCCTGGCCATCATGCAGGAGGCGCGGCGGCCTCTGGCCGACAAGCTGATGTCCCGCATCGGCCAGGGCGGCAAGTACTGCGTCACCCTCTTCCCCACCCAGGCCCTGGCCCAGGAAGCCGGCATGTCGCTGAGCGACTACGAGGAGTTCGTCTTCGCAGCCTGCCGCCTGGACGACGACGACCCGGTGGCCTCCTGGCAGGCCGTGAGCCGGCGCCAGCAGAGGCTGGTGGCGTTCCTGAACGGCGTGCGGGAGATCCGGGTGGTGGGTGACGGCACCGACCTGACGCTTTCGGTGGCCGGCCGGACCTGGATCAACGCCGACGGCCACATCAACTTCCCCGACTGCGAGGTGTTCACCGGCCCGGTGGAAGAGAGCGTCCGCGGCACCATCCGCTTCAGCTTCCCGGGGATCTTCCAGGGGAAGGAGATCGAGGACATCCGCCTCCGCTTCGAGGACGGCCGGGTGGTGGAAGCCCGGGCAGCCCGCGGGCAGGACCTGCTGGAGGCGCTGCTGGGCACCGACGAGGGCGCCCGCTACGTGGGCGAGTTCGCCATCGGCACCAACGACCAGATCACCCGCTTCAGCCGCAACCTGCTCTTTGACGAGAAGATCGGCGGCACCGTCCACCTGGCCCTGGGGGCCAGCTACCCCATTACCGGGGGGAAGAACCGGTCCGCCATCCACTGGGACATGATCTGCGACTTGCGCCAGGGCGGCGAGATCTACGCCGACGGCGAGCTGATCTACCGCGAGGGGCGGTTCCTCATCGAGGGGTAGGTGGGGCGGTCACGACGCCGCCCACCACCACCGCCCCTCCCGCACCTCGACCCGGGCGGCACCCTCCCGCTCCAGGGTGGCCAGCACGCCCAGCAGGGCGGTGCGGTTCAGCACGTAGGCCGCGGGGTTGTCCATGGCCACCCCCAGGTGCAGGGCCAGCTCGGCCAGGAGGTCCTCCGTTCCCGCGGGCCCCTGCCCCAGGCGGGCAGCAGCCCAGTCCAGCAGGCGGCGGACGGCCGCCGCGTTGGCCTCCAGCACCTGCTGCAGTTCCGGGCCCGCCGGCACCGCCGGGCCGTGGCCGGGGACGAACCAGCGGGCACCCACCTGGCGCACCCGGTCCAGGGATGCCAGCATCCGCCCGGCGTCCACCAGGTAGGGAATGGGGTGCTTGGCCAGGGGCTCGAGGCCCATGAAGCTGTCCGCGGCGAAGAACACGCCGTCGACGCAGAACCCCACCTGGGCCAGGCTGTGGCCGGCCAGGTCCACCACCTCCAGCGCCACGCCGCCCAGCTCCAGGACCTGCCCGGGTACCAGCTCCTGATGCACCGGCGACGGCTCCGCCAGGAGGAACCGGTTCTGCAGGGCCGCCACGGGCGCCGCCCCGCCGAACAGGTAGACCGGCTCGTAGAGGGGGTGGCGGATCACCTCCGCCTCCCCGGCGGGGGCCCAGACCCGGGCACCGGTGCGGCGCAGGATCTGGGCGTTGCCGCCGAAATGGTCGGCGTGGGCATGGGTGTTGAGCACCACCCGCACGGGCTCCCCCGTGGCCTCCGCAGCCCGCAGGATCTTGTTGGCCGCGGACCGGTCAAGGCCTGTGTCGATCAGCACCAGGCCGTCCCCGGTC is part of the Thermaerobacter subterraneus DSM 13965 genome and harbors:
- the pdo gene encoding protein disulfide oxidoreductase yields the protein MKISEQDRREIQRRFEAMESPVVLKLFVRADKDECPYCEDTRQLLEAVAELDDRITLEVHDVEREPELAERHGVDMVPAILFARADGSDTGMRFYGIPAGYEFGTLIDDIVDVSRGVAGLSPETEAYLRSLDTDVHLQVFVTPTUPYCPRAVRLAHKMALASDRVRADAIEAMEFPDLANRFAVFGVPKTVVNGSAAVEGAAPEPHLLALIKEALS
- a CDS encoding class I SAM-dependent methyltransferase, whose protein sequence is MAYPPFAPNHDGAASHPAPEAGRHGRRGHGAGHHGPWEAQVSWAEIFEHQQRRQALVEEWLEWLDLRPGDHLVDLGAGPGLTSLLAAHRVRPHGRVYAVDHWPEALRFLRRQVEGEGLDNVHAVQADIAHDDLAGVIPPQHARKVVLAHVLHHIPDPRAVLGRLHRWLLPGARMVVAEFDPEGAGEVGPPREERIAEADLAGWLAGEGFTILGRKHHPEHEQYAILVEPA
- a CDS encoding aminopeptidase is translated as MTDPRVRKLAQVLVRYSLGLEAGDHFLIQTSDLATPLVQAIYREALRVGAFPQVLAQLEGLGEIYLKEASEEQLRVLTPLERIAFEEYRHALVIHAPHNVKALSGVDPRRLAIMQEARRPLADKLMSRIGQGGKYCVTLFPTQALAQEAGMSLSDYEEFVFAACRLDDDDPVASWQAVSRRQQRLVAFLNGVREIRVVGDGTDLTLSVAGRTWINADGHINFPDCEVFTGPVEESVRGTIRFSFPGIFQGKEIEDIRLRFEDGRVVEARAARGQDLLEALLGTDEGARYVGEFAIGTNDQITRFSRNLLFDEKIGGTVHLALGASYPITGGKNRSAIHWDMICDLRQGGEIYADGELIYREGRFLIEG
- a CDS encoding MBL fold metallo-hydrolase: MHGAVNSGLVRTGDGLVLIDTGLDRSAANKILRAAEATGEPVRVVLNTHAHADHFGGNAQILRRTGARVWAPAGEAEVIRHPLYEPVYLFGGAAPVAALQNRFLLAEPSPVHQELVPGQVLELGGVALEVVDLAGHSLAQVGFCVDGVFFAADSFMGLEPLAKHPIPYLVDAGRMLASLDRVRQVGARWFVPGHGPAVPAGPELQQVLEANAAAVRRLLDWAAARLGQGPAGTEDLLAELALHLGVAMDNPAAYVLNRTALLGVLATLEREGAARVEVREGRWWWAAS